The Planctomycetota bacterium genomic sequence ATGTCGCCGCGAGTCGACTTCGCGACCGCGAGCACGCGCGCATCCTCTGGCTCGACCCGTTACGCGGAGCCCAATTCCAAACCAAGGCCAATTTGTCGGCGCCGATCGCAGTTCCGCTGATGCGACATTCGACGAAGTGGAAACTCGTCGTGCTGGCGGCCATTGCAGGCTGGGCGTTCGCATCAATCGTTTCCGGCGCTGAGCGTAGCGGCAAGCAGTCGCCCAACTTGGACTTGCTGGGATGGGCCGTGATTTGGGCATTGGTGATTTCATTCTTTCGCTGGGTTTCCTTCGCGAGTGGCTACGACGTTTGGCTCATGATGCGAACAAGACTTCGCTCGCCGGTTGGGGTGAGCTGGGGTGTCATGTCACGGGTCTCTTGGTTCGCCGCAGCTTCTGGTTCCGCTGTAGCAGTCACTTTTTATCTTCTGTCGATTCCCCCGACGCTGTTTCTCCCCGCCGGGCTCGCTACAACCACCGCACTCCTCTGCTTTCATGGCCCTCCGAGGCACACTTGGCATTTGACAGGAGCCGCGTTTAGACAGTCACGGCCACGGATGGTCGACAAGCAGCCACAACAAGAGAGCACGCTCGGAAGGTTGCTCGCGGCGGATGGGTGAGCTTCCGGAGCACGCCTGAATCCGTCCGTTCCGAACTTCGACATCCGTCGATTAGCGTCGCGACCATGCCGACGACTCAACTCGATCACTACCGACTCCTCGGCCGGAGTGGCCTGCGCGTCAGTCCGCTGTGCCTCGGCACGATGACCTTCGGTGAGGACTGGCAGACCGGGGCGAACGAAGAGGACTCACGCACGATTTTCCTCGACTACGTCGAGAAAGGCGGCAACTTCATCGACACGGCCGACCTTTACACCAACGGCACCAGCGAGAAGTACGTCGGCAAGTTCGCCAAGGAGGTTGGGCGGGACCGCCTGGTCATCGCGACGAAGTTCACCTTCAACGGCGGGGCGATGGGCATCGACGACCTCAAGCTCCGTGGCAAGCCAGACCCCAACGCGGGAGGTAACGGCCGGAAGCACATGCGGCAGGCGGTCGAAGACTCGCTGAAGCGCATGCAGACCGACTACATCGACCTGCTGTGGGTCCACTGCTGGGACGGCAGGACGCCCGTCGAAGAGACGATGCGTGGGCTGGACGATCTCGTCGCCAGCGGCAAGGTGAATCACGTCGGCGTCAGCGATTACCCGGCGTGGAAAGTGGCCGAGGCGAACACGCTGGCCACGCTGCGGGGCTGGTCGCCGTTCGTGGCGCTGCAGGTGGAGTACTCGCTTGTCGAGCGGACGACGGAGCGTGACCTCATTCCGATGGCCCGGGATGTCGGGCTGGGCGTCACCCCGTGGTCGCCGCTGGGGCAGGGCGTCTTGACCGGCAAGTTCCTCGATGGCGGCAAGGACCAAGGCTCACGGCTCGAGAAGAACCCGAATCGCCTCGGCGGGAAGTACGTCAGCAATCAAGCCGAGAAAGCGGCCAGGGCGGTGGTCGAGGTTGCGAAGCAGAAAGAGGTTTCACCTAGCCGTGTGGCGCTGGCGTGGCTGCTTCATCAGCCGGGCGTGACGTCGCCGATCATCGGTGCTCGAAAGACAACTCACCTTGATGACAACATCGAGGCCGTCTCCGTCGATCTGACCGCGGAGGAGCTGACGAAGCTGGATGAAGCGACGAGGGTCGATCTCGGCTTCCCGCACGACTTCCTTTTGGAGGTCGACAACATGGTGACCGCCGGGGCCAGCGTCGACGCGCCCCACGGGCGACTCGTCTGAGGGGCGCCGCCCTACATCAGTCCGAGTTCGAGGAGCGCGACTTCGCTCATCTTGCTCTTGTCCCACTTCGGGCTCCAGACGAGTTCGACCTTGCACGAGGCGACGCCGTCGACAGGTTCGACGGCCCGCTGGACCATGCCGGGCATCTCGCCGGCCACCGGGCAGGCCGGGGCCGTGAGGGTCATGTCGATGTCAACGAGCTCGCCCGCGTCTTTCGTCGTCAGGTCGATCTTGTAGATCAGGCCGAGATCGAACAGATTCACTGGCAATTCCGGGTCGTAGACCGTCCGAAGTGCCTCGATCACGCGCTCCTTCACGACACGTTGCTCGTCAGTGAGCGATGCGTCCAACGCACGATCGATCGGCGTCTCGTCGTTGAGCTTCTTTTCGCCAGAAGCCGGTGCGGGCGGAGCCTTGCGGAGCTCTTCGACCTTGTCGTTGGTCGGCAGGACGTTCAGGCTGCGCGTCGGCATGCCCGAGTCTATGTGGCCTCGCCAAGCCGGAGAGTGACCGGTTTGTCCTTGACTCGGACCAACTCGCCGGCAACTTCCATCTCCAGGCGGACGGTCGTGTAGTACCAGCCGACGCTCCCGATGCCCGCCGCTTCGAGCTCGGCCTTTCGACCTTCGAGCTTGGCTTTCACCCGGTCGTACAGCTCCGACATCGCGCCTTGCTCTTCGCCCGCTGGAAGCACATCGAGGATCGCCTGGCGAACGAGGTCGAACGCGTCGCGGCGGATTCGAGTCGGCTCTTTGTCAGGCGTCGGGACGCGGCAGGTCACGCGGTCTTCAGGCATCGCGGAAGCTTAACGCAAGTTGGCCTTGGCAAGCGACATGATGCGGTTGATCATCGCCTCGACGCCGCTTCGGCGTTGCACGCTGATCAAATTCTGGAAGTCGAGCTTGCGGAGCAGCGCTTCCACATCGAAGTCGACGATGTCGGATGCCCGCTGTCCGCTGAAGACGTGTTGCAGAACGCCGATGAGTCCACGGACGAGCTCGGCGTCGCTGTCGGCGAGGAAGTCGAGTGATTCATCAGTCCCCGGCCGATGTCTGGCGGTGAGCCAGACCTGGCTCATGCAGCCCTTGACGTGGGTGGCTTCGTTCTTGTCCGACTCCCGCATCGGTAGGAGCTTGCGGCCGAGGTCGAGCACGAACTCGCGCGGGTCTTCGCCCGCTTCCTTGAGAAACGCAAAGTCCTCGACCAGCGTCGCAGCAGCCTCGGCCGGCGTGGAACCCTGTGGCTCTGGCCAAGCCACCGCTGCGTCTTCGTCGGGACTCGCGGCGACCGGTGCCTTCGACCGCCGCTCCTTGGCCTCGTCGACGATTTCGGCCAGGGCGTCGGCGAGCTGGTCGACCTCGTCCAGCGTGTTGTAAAACGCGAAGCTCGCACGCGTCGTCCCCGGAATGCCGAACGCGTCCATCAGCGGTTGCGCACAGTGGTGGCCTGTCCGCACCGCGATGCCGAGCGCGTCGAGCTTGGTCCCGATGTCGAGCGACGACACCGGCGGATCCTCGAGCACGAACGACACGACGGCCGCCTTCTCGTCAGCATCGCCGATGATCCGCAAGCCAGGCACCTCGCGAAGGCGTGTCGTCGCATGGGCGAGCAGCGTCGCCTCCTGCTGCTTGACAGCATCGAAGCCGATCGACTCGACGTAGTCGATCGCAGCACCGAGCCCGATGACGCCAGCGATGTCCGGTGTGCCGGCCTCGAACTTCATCGGAATCGGCGCGTAGGTCGTGCCGGACCAAGCGACACTGTCGATCATGTCGCCGCCGCCGTGGTAGGGCGGCATCGCGTCGAGTAACTCGCGCCTGCCCCAGAGCACGCCGACGCCCGTCGGCCCGAACAGCTTGTGTGCGCTGAAGCAGAAGAAGTCAGCCCCGAGCTTTGACAGATCGGTCGGATAGTGCCCGACAGCCTGTGCACCGTCGACGAGCACGACAGCACCACCCGCCTTCGCCGCTTCTATGATCGTCGCGACGTCGTGGACGATGCCGAGCGCATTGCTCACCTGCTGGGCGGCGACGATCTTGGTGTTGTCGGTGAGGAACTCGCTCAGCCGAGAAAGATCAAGCGTGCCGTCGTCGTTCATCGGCAGCGTCTTGACCACGGCACCGGTCGCTTCGGCAGTGAGCTGCCACGGGACGATGTTGCTGTGGTGCTCCAGCGCAGTGAGCAGGATCTCGTCGCCGGCCTTCAGGTTGGTTCGTCCCCATGAGTAGGCGACGAGGTTGATCGCTTCGGTCACGCCGCGGGTGAACAGGCACTCCGCCGGCTCGGGAGCGCGAAGGAATCGCGCGACCTTGTCCCGCGATTCGTCGAACTGTGTCGTGGCCCGTTGTGACAACGCGTAGACGCCGCGATGAATGTTCGCGTTGTCGTGCTCGTAGTAGCGCGTGATCGCGTCGATCACGGCTTTTGGCTTCTGTGTCGTGGCGGCGTTATCCAGGTAGACCAGCCGCCGGCCGTTCATCTCGGTGGAGAGAATCGGAAAGTCCCGACGGACGGCCTCCACATCGAAGGCAGGACGCACATTGTCAGCAACGCCGCGCACGCTCCACACTACGCCGAAGTCGGCCGTCTCATTTCAACGCAGGCGCTGCGTGAGACCGGTTTCGGGTGCGTCGACGTCGCCCAGGTCGATCTGCTGCTTCAGGCCGATGTTTTGCCCGTCGTCGTCGAGGATGCGGACATTGAGGCGGAACGTGCCAGGCAGCTCGGCTCGATCAAAGCGAGCGACGTGCCGGCCGTTCTGGTCGGGCTCGGGCTCCGCTGCCAGTGCAGAGCCGTCTTCGCGATGAAGAACCACGACGACACCATCACCTTCGTGGCGGACGTCGTCGACCACATCGACGATCACCTCGACCTTGTCACCGGTCGATCGAAGCCAGACCGTCGACGAGAGATCGTTCGTTCCGCCGTACCAGCGGCTGGAGTCCGGGTGTTTCAGGTGGAAGTTCTGGACGTCGGCGTCGACGAGCAGGGCGACGGGCTCTGTCAGTTCGAGTGCCACATTGGGCAAGCCAGCTGGCACCGGGTCGGCGAGGTCGAGCGGAACGCTCTGCCGCGTCAAGACGGTGCCATCATCGCCGACAAGTTCGAGGTCGAGTCGATGCGGGTCGACGCCGCCGCTGGTGACGAGTCCGATGCCGCGTTCGCCAGCGAGCGTGAAGTCGAATCCGCCGCTCCCGCTGAGCACGATCGCGCAGACGACATTTCGTCCTTTCTTGAGCGGCATCGTGAAGGTGTGGTCCGCCACGCTGCCTGCCTCGTTGCCGGTCGCCAGAGTGTCATAGAGGAGCTCGCCGTTGACGAACCACGCCGACCACCAGTCGGCCGACATGCCGACAGGCATATCGAAATCGCGCGGACTGTCGATGACCGCGTACGCGACCGCCGGGCGTCGGTCACCGACGATGGCGTGCGGCTCGAGTGCGACGTGACCTCGCTCGTCGGCCATCAGCTGCAGCCGACGCACGCGTTCGCCGCTGACCGCCGGCAAAGCCTCCGGCACCGATGTCCGCAAGGCCGCGTCACCCAAGACGGCATCGTGGTCGGCATTGACGAAGACCGTCCACCACCGAGGCGTGTCGATCAGCACCCCGAGTTCGGGAACGCTCAACTCGAAATCGATCGTGTCGCCTTGATCGAGCGAAACAGCCGTCGATTGAGGCTCAACCGAAATGCCGTCAGGACCGAACGCAGCAACACGCAGCGTCGCAGTCGAGGCACCGCCCGAAATCGGACGGACGTCGAGCGACAACCTGGTCTCGTCGCCGACGAGAACTCGCGGCCGCTGATCGCCTCGGATCGCGATCATCGGCGGTTCGACCGACAGCTCGTCCATCGTGCCGGCTCCTGACCAACTGAGGTAGACCGGGTTCACGCCGACATCGATCGCGGCGACCGCCTCGCTGACCATGCGTGCCGGCGTGGCGTTGCCGAAGAGATCGAACGTGAACGCGTCGCGTACCCCTGCCGCGGCTTGTAGCTGCACCAGGAGTCCGACCGTTTGCGGCTTCGTGCTGAAGGCAACGAGCGTCTTTTCGTTCGATCCGATCTTCCGGAACGCGTAGGCCTCGATCCCATCGACGCCGACGTCGAGCTTCTGGACGAACTCGAAGCCGCGAAGTCGCTGCACAAGGTGCCGATATGCGAGGATGCTGGGCTTGGGCTGGAAGAACTCGTCGCCGTTCTGCGCAACCGTCATGCCGTAGCCGCCGTCGTGCCCACCCTTCATGAACAGGCGGAAGTAGTAGAGGCTCGGCATGCCGACACTCATCGCGTAGACCTGCTTTTCAACGGTCGTCCTCGCCTGCTCCATCCGGCCGACGGTCGAGCGGGCGTTGAAGCCGCTCTCAGTCTCGAGGAATGGCTTGGCGAGCTGATCGTCGATGTCGCCCCGGGCGTGATCGCGTACGGCCGCGACTTGCCGCTCGTACGCGGCCCGCTCCGCCTCGATGCCGGCACCGTGACCATGAAATGCCCAGACGTCGACCTTGTCCGGATCGAGCAACTCGATGATGCGGCGGGCTCGTCGATCGCCGACGGCAGTATGGAAGCAGAGACCGCCCGTCATCACCTTGGCACGACGCTCCGGGTCCGCCTCGCGAATGGCCTCGACCGCCTCGTGATACGCCTTGACGTAGTCCTCCACCGGGCCGGGGTAGAACTGCGGCAAATCGGGCTCGTTGCCAAGCTCGATGAACGGAATCTGGCCCGGCTCACGCCCGCCGAAGTTCGCGGCGACCGAGGCGAGCTTGGCGATCCGACGCTGCTTGTCGGCCTCGTAGCGATCGGGGTTCTTCTCCCGACGATTGTCGGGGAACATGATGAACGCCGAACGCATGCCGTGCTCGCGAAGACGAGACAACCCGTCGGCGACGCGATCGTCACCAACCGGCTGAGACTCGTCGGCCGTCGGCACACCCCTGAGGATGTCGACGCCGAGAAGATCGAAGTACGCAAACTTCAGATCGTGATCGACCTGAACGGAGGCCGTGTTGGCATGGTCGAGTCCGAACCAGTACGGGTCGCCCGGTGCTGCCCGCGGCAGCGTGCGATCGCCTTCGATCACACC encodes the following:
- a CDS encoding aldo/keto reductase; this encodes MPTTQLDHYRLLGRSGLRVSPLCLGTMTFGEDWQTGANEEDSRTIFLDYVEKGGNFIDTADLYTNGTSEKYVGKFAKEVGRDRLVIATKFTFNGGAMGIDDLKLRGKPDPNAGGNGRKHMRQAVEDSLKRMQTDYIDLLWVHCWDGRTPVEETMRGLDDLVASGKVNHVGVSDYPAWKVAEANTLATLRGWSPFVALQVEYSLVERTTERDLIPMARDVGLGVTPWSPLGQGVLTGKFLDGGKDQGSRLEKNPNRLGGKYVSNQAEKAARAVVEVAKQKEVSPSRVALAWLLHQPGVTSPIIGARKTTHLDDNIEAVSVDLTAEELTKLDEATRVDLGFPHDFLLEVDNMVTAGASVDAPHGRLV
- a CDS encoding SufS family cysteine desulfurase, with the protein product MRGVADNVRPAFDVEAVRRDFPILSTEMNGRRLVYLDNAATTQKPKAVIDAITRYYEHDNANIHRGVYALSQRATTQFDESRDKVARFLRAPEPAECLFTRGVTEAINLVAYSWGRTNLKAGDEILLTALEHHSNIVPWQLTAEATGAVVKTLPMNDDGTLDLSRLSEFLTDNTKIVAAQQVSNALGIVHDVATIIEAAKAGGAVVLVDGAQAVGHYPTDLSKLGADFFCFSAHKLFGPTGVGVLWGRRELLDAMPPYHGGGDMIDSVAWSGTTYAPIPMKFEAGTPDIAGVIGLGAAIDYVESIGFDAVKQQEATLLAHATTRLREVPGLRIIGDADEKAAVVSFVLEDPPVSSLDIGTKLDALGIAVRTGHHCAQPLMDAFGIPGTTRASFAFYNTLDEVDQLADALAEIVDEAKERRSKAPVAASPDEDAAVAWPEPQGSTPAEAAATLVEDFAFLKEAGEDPREFVLDLGRKLLPMRESDKNEATHVKGCMSQVWLTARHRPGTDESLDFLADSDAELVRGLIGVLQHVFSGQRASDIVDFDVEALLRKLDFQNLISVQRRSGVEAMINRIMSLAKANLR
- a CDS encoding iron-sulfur cluster assembly protein, coding for MPTRSLNVLPTNDKVEELRKAPPAPASGEKKLNDETPIDRALDASLTDEQRVVKERVIEALRTVYDPELPVNLFDLGLIYKIDLTTKDAGELVDIDMTLTAPACPVAGEMPGMVQRAVEPVDGVASCKVELVWSPKWDKSKMSEVALLELGLM